In the genome of Myxococcus stipitatus, one region contains:
- a CDS encoding M23 family metallopeptidase, whose translation MFSSRARGLLDFCMAVLCVWTAYHHTPAGALVRKASAWAFSTQSTARPLLAFYDGMTGTTLAAPMVAPEVSLVRALTSAEALAWGTHLALKGMDARARAPATALAQEQGISMSMLVDPVEGPVAARRLLSGLADDFPREEARVTAVFVGRVPARYALERAEAEGGALSLEALSRQLPPGFEAASVGAAQALALSTAFGLAWPVSEGARVTSPFGERYHPVLGTRKMHTGVDLGVPTGTAVAAVAEGVVRRASEDAVNGRVLVLDHGRGVTTAYCHNSELLVRVGEQVTRGQLIARSGNTGRSTGPHLHYQLELASRPMDPLKFRASVRTVSQDAPF comes from the coding sequence ATGTTCTCGAGCCGAGCCCGGGGGCTGTTGGACTTCTGCATGGCGGTGCTGTGCGTGTGGACGGCGTACCACCACACGCCCGCGGGGGCGCTGGTGCGAAAGGCCTCCGCGTGGGCCTTCTCCACGCAGAGCACCGCGCGTCCGCTGTTGGCCTTCTACGACGGCATGACGGGCACGACGCTGGCCGCGCCCATGGTGGCTCCGGAGGTGTCGCTCGTGCGTGCACTGACGAGCGCCGAGGCGCTGGCGTGGGGCACGCACCTGGCGCTGAAGGGGATGGATGCGCGTGCTCGGGCGCCCGCGACGGCGCTGGCGCAGGAGCAGGGTATCTCCATGTCGATGCTCGTGGACCCGGTGGAGGGACCCGTCGCGGCGCGCAGGCTCCTGTCGGGACTGGCGGATGACTTTCCTCGCGAGGAGGCCCGCGTGACGGCCGTCTTCGTCGGCCGTGTGCCCGCGCGATATGCGCTGGAGCGCGCGGAGGCGGAAGGAGGCGCGTTGTCGCTCGAGGCGCTGAGCCGACAGCTTCCTCCTGGCTTCGAAGCGGCCTCGGTGGGGGCGGCGCAGGCGCTGGCCCTGTCCACGGCGTTTGGCCTGGCGTGGCCCGTGTCCGAGGGAGCGCGCGTGACGAGCCCGTTCGGTGAGCGCTATCACCCCGTGCTGGGCACTCGGAAGATGCACACGGGCGTGGACCTGGGGGTCCCCACGGGCACGGCGGTGGCGGCCGTGGCGGAGGGCGTGGTGCGGCGCGCGAGTGAAGACGCCGTGAATGGCCGCGTCCTCGTGTTGGACCATGGCCGAGGTGTGACGACGGCGTACTGCCACAACTCGGAGCTGCTGGTGCGGGTGGGGGAGCAGGTGACGCGCGGGCAGCTCATCGCTCGCTCCGGCAACACCGGTCGTTCCACGGGGCCTCATCTGCACTATCAGCTCGAGCTGGCCTCACGGCCCATGGACCCTCTCAAGTTCCGCGCTTCTGTTAGGACCGTGTCGCAGGACGCGCCTTTTTGA
- the dut gene encoding dUTP diphosphatase, which translates to MASSLTVQVRRVRAHPEPLPLPRYETELAAGLDLRADIDGERVLQPLARMAVPTGLALGLPPGYEGQVRPRSGLALRHGITLLNSPGTVDADYRGEVQVILVNLSNEPFTLRRGDRVAQLVVAPVTSATLTEVEVLDETARGGSGFGSTGR; encoded by the coding sequence ATGGCCTCGTCCCTGACCGTGCAGGTGCGCCGCGTCCGCGCGCACCCGGAGCCCTTGCCGCTTCCCCGCTACGAGACGGAGCTCGCCGCCGGGCTGGATTTGCGGGCGGACATCGACGGAGAGCGCGTCCTCCAGCCCCTCGCGCGGATGGCGGTTCCCACGGGGCTGGCGCTGGGGTTGCCGCCTGGGTACGAGGGCCAGGTGCGACCTCGCTCGGGGCTGGCGCTCCGACATGGCATCACCCTGCTCAACTCACCTGGGACGGTGGATGCGGATTACCGGGGGGAGGTGCAGGTCATCCTGGTCAATCTCTCCAATGAGCCCTTCACCCTGCGTCGGGGCGACCGGGTCGCCCAGCTGGTGGTGGCGCCGGTGACCTCCGCGACGCTGACCGAGGTGGAGGTCCTCGACGAGACGGCGCGGGGTGGGAGCGGGTTCGGGTCCACGGGCCGATAA
- a CDS encoding protein kinase domain-containing protein, producing MLCYRCGSHVPETNDTCPTCGMKYDATARQAAGVARKRGLDGAPYKPGDVIAGRYSIKEVVGSGPMGFVFRAQDEEIDVEVALKTVHPRLVQQPEERTQFSFSMRVGKKLNHPNLLRVYEEGLDGERPFFTMQLLEGMTLRRMMEQRASRGQLFSMKDVEPLLAQMAAALDAAHRFGPHSDVKPENVIVLPDLLKVTDYGLGLAVPQLPFVQAQKGHRSDIYIAPEYVAGGELDTRMDVYSLGVVMGELLTGLVPTEGVVPGLTSLHPDLPTSFEALYRRALNINPLARPKSAGELHAEFANILARSPAAVTTRVRGVPPPPGSAQAAAVRMSARPPPPVPTDMMPIPTGIVSAAKPPPPVAAPHEEEEPPPPDATQPLDAATLAAIIGANPHASHQRLTEQAMPFITGPAARAAMESAQSGRASSDAGRGGGESPYGGRSAQESARDSAPGGRSGSEGGRSASESLHGGRGGGESSQSGRGGGGSSQGGRGGGESLHGGRAGAESSQGGRGGESSQSGRGGESSQGGRAGAESSRSGADSHHGGRSGAESLSRGSAEPSLSGRSGSEPSPRSGGPAPRASGPMPSAQPRMPSRGQDSAAGESASSVSGARSARGLESSPATSGARPVARTLEAPVVPSIRTARTLETVPATSGARTAPRALDFDPTMSGARSGARIAPTQRGNRPQKSSAKRRRSAFVWMVVLTVGGLALGAGGGYLLLNYWKSRGTPKPSAPSAGSVSRQGGNEVAPPLVVALSEKCPDGMRLVSGGSFKRGKVRDDELAKVDERPSENVMVNSFCIDEFEFPNQRGATPRVDVTLAQARALCEAAQKRLCTEDEWEKACKGPGNARFAYGNDYLQGTCNTKIPQAGVVPAIAASGTSPQCVSPGYRVADLSGNVAEWTETRIERRGTIQKGGAFNEPYADSRCSAVKYGDPEMASGSVGFRCCSSAQP from the coding sequence TTGCTCTGCTACCGCTGCGGAAGCCACGTCCCCGAGACGAATGACACCTGTCCCACCTGCGGGATGAAGTACGACGCGACTGCTCGACAGGCAGCCGGCGTCGCTCGCAAGCGTGGGCTGGACGGCGCTCCCTACAAGCCTGGGGACGTCATCGCCGGCCGCTACTCCATCAAGGAAGTGGTGGGCTCTGGCCCCATGGGCTTCGTCTTCCGTGCCCAGGACGAGGAGATAGACGTCGAGGTCGCGCTGAAGACCGTGCACCCGAGGCTCGTCCAGCAGCCCGAGGAGCGCACCCAGTTCTCCTTCTCGATGCGGGTGGGCAAGAAGCTCAACCACCCCAATCTCTTGCGCGTCTACGAGGAGGGGCTCGATGGCGAGCGGCCCTTCTTCACCATGCAGTTGCTGGAGGGCATGACGCTGCGGCGGATGATGGAGCAGCGCGCCTCGCGCGGGCAGCTCTTCTCGATGAAGGACGTGGAGCCGCTGCTCGCGCAGATGGCCGCGGCGCTGGATGCCGCGCATCGCTTCGGTCCTCACTCCGACGTGAAGCCCGAGAACGTCATCGTCCTGCCGGACCTGCTGAAGGTGACGGACTACGGGCTGGGGCTCGCCGTGCCGCAGCTGCCCTTCGTCCAGGCGCAGAAGGGGCACCGCTCGGATATCTATATCGCGCCCGAGTACGTGGCGGGCGGCGAGCTCGATACGCGCATGGACGTGTATTCGCTCGGCGTGGTGATGGGCGAGCTCCTCACCGGGCTGGTGCCGACGGAAGGCGTGGTGCCCGGGCTCACGTCGCTGCATCCGGACCTGCCCACGTCCTTCGAGGCGCTCTATCGCCGAGCGCTCAACATCAACCCGCTGGCCCGGCCGAAGTCCGCGGGGGAGCTGCACGCCGAGTTCGCCAACATCCTCGCGCGTTCGCCGGCCGCGGTGACCACGCGGGTGCGCGGTGTGCCGCCTCCACCGGGGTCCGCGCAGGCCGCCGCGGTGCGGATGTCCGCTCGGCCTCCGCCGCCGGTGCCCACGGACATGATGCCGATTCCCACGGGCATCGTGTCCGCCGCGAAGCCGCCGCCACCGGTGGCGGCTCCGCACGAGGAGGAAGAGCCGCCTCCGCCGGATGCGACGCAGCCGCTGGATGCGGCGACGCTCGCCGCCATCATTGGCGCGAACCCCCATGCGTCGCATCAGCGCCTCACCGAGCAGGCGATGCCCTTCATCACGGGCCCGGCGGCTCGTGCCGCCATGGAGTCCGCGCAGAGCGGGCGTGCCTCGTCCGATGCTGGACGCGGCGGTGGTGAGTCTCCGTACGGTGGCCGTTCCGCGCAGGAGTCCGCGAGGGACTCGGCGCCTGGTGGGCGTTCAGGCTCCGAGGGCGGGAGGTCCGCGTCGGAGTCCTTGCACGGTGGTCGCGGCGGCGGTGAGTCATCGCAGAGTGGCCGCGGCGGCGGTGGGTCGTCGCAGGGCGGTCGCGGCGGTGGTGAGTCGTTGCACGGTGGCCGTGCCGGTGCTGAGTCATCGCAAGGTGGTCGCGGTGGTGAGTCGTCGCAGAGCGGTCGCGGTGGTGAATCGTCGCAGGGTGGCCGCGCTGGCGCGGAGTCCTCGCGGTCTGGCGCGGACTCGCATCACGGTGGGCGCTCGGGCGCGGAGAGTCTCTCGCGAGGTTCCGCGGAGCCCTCCCTGAGTGGACGCTCAGGCTCAGAGCCCTCTCCGCGTTCAGGAGGCCCGGCGCCTCGAGCCTCTGGTCCGATGCCCTCTGCTCAGCCTCGCATGCCGTCTCGAGGCCAGGACTCGGCGGCGGGCGAGTCTGCTTCCTCCGTCTCCGGTGCTCGGTCCGCGCGCGGGCTGGAGTCCTCCCCAGCGACGTCCGGTGCCCGCCCCGTGGCGAGGACCCTGGAAGCGCCCGTGGTGCCGAGCATCCGCACGGCGCGCACGCTCGAGACCGTGCCGGCGACGTCGGGCGCGCGCACCGCGCCTCGGGCCCTCGACTTCGACCCCACCATGTCGGGGGCTCGCTCGGGCGCGCGCATCGCGCCGACCCAGCGAGGCAATCGCCCTCAGAAGTCCTCGGCGAAACGCCGTCGTTCGGCGTTCGTCTGGATGGTGGTGTTGACGGTGGGTGGCCTCGCGCTGGGCGCGGGTGGCGGCTATCTGCTGTTGAACTACTGGAAGTCTCGCGGCACCCCGAAGCCGTCCGCTCCCTCCGCGGGTTCGGTGTCGCGGCAGGGGGGCAATGAAGTGGCGCCTCCGCTGGTCGTGGCCCTGTCGGAGAAGTGTCCGGACGGCATGCGGCTGGTGAGCGGAGGCTCCTTCAAGCGTGGCAAGGTTCGCGACGACGAGCTTGCCAAGGTGGACGAGCGTCCCAGCGAGAACGTCATGGTGAACTCCTTCTGCATCGACGAGTTCGAGTTCCCGAACCAGCGGGGAGCGACCCCTCGAGTGGACGTCACCTTGGCGCAGGCACGTGCCCTGTGCGAGGCGGCGCAGAAGCGGCTCTGCACAGAGGACGAGTGGGAGAAGGCATGCAAGGGACCGGGCAACGCGCGCTTCGCGTACGGGAACGATTACCTTCAGGGCACGTGCAATACGAAGATTCCCCAAGCGGGCGTCGTGCCCGCCATCGCGGCCTCCGGGACGTCGCCTCAGTGCGTCTCGCCGGGCTATCGCGTGGCCGACCTCTCCGGCAACGTCGCCGAGTGGACGGAGACCCGCATCGAACGCCGGGGAACCATCCAGAAGGGTGGAGCGTTCAACGAGCCTTACGCCGACTCCCGCTGCAGCGCGGTGAAGTATGGCGACCCCGAGATGGCCTCCGGGTCGGTGGGCTTCCGTTGCTGTTCGAGCGCGCAGCCATGA
- a CDS encoding ABC transporter substrate-binding protein, producing MSRLALVLWLSLLPAVALAQGSARPRVVAVKSANLAPYASVIAGFSAEARAEVQEMMLDESPGAAARVFKKLAAQKPALVLALGPLAANAARRSLGEDVPVLFAMVPYYEKYGLEGPNVTGISLTSDLGPELEALVAVAPKVRRVGMVHDPRFSASTVTQAQSAAASRNLSILALEVDSPAKVEKVLEGAAGRVDALLMVADKTVGNAAVVQELIAFAQSKRLPLIALTPSQVKEGAALALSPSPLAIGLQAGRLANRIIHEKVDPGALAVAQPEGLDLSINLTTAKKLGPSSEPVLELLRFAARRDFAVKVYE from the coding sequence ATGAGCCGGCTGGCACTCGTGCTCTGGCTCTCCCTGCTGCCGGCCGTCGCGCTGGCGCAGGGGAGTGCTCGCCCACGGGTGGTGGCGGTGAAGTCCGCCAACCTCGCGCCCTACGCCTCCGTCATCGCCGGCTTCTCCGCGGAGGCTCGCGCGGAGGTGCAGGAGATGATGCTCGACGAGAGCCCGGGCGCCGCCGCGCGAGTCTTCAAGAAGCTGGCGGCGCAGAAGCCCGCGCTGGTGTTGGCCCTGGGCCCGCTGGCCGCCAATGCCGCGAGGCGCTCGTTGGGGGAGGACGTGCCCGTCCTCTTCGCCATGGTGCCGTACTACGAGAAGTACGGACTGGAGGGCCCCAACGTCACCGGCATCTCGCTCACCAGCGACCTGGGGCCGGAGCTGGAGGCGCTCGTCGCGGTGGCCCCCAAGGTCCGCCGCGTGGGCATGGTGCATGACCCGCGCTTCTCCGCGAGCACGGTGACGCAGGCGCAGAGCGCCGCCGCGTCGAGGAACCTCTCCATCCTGGCGCTGGAGGTCGACTCTCCGGCGAAGGTGGAGAAGGTGCTCGAGGGTGCCGCGGGCCGGGTGGACGCGCTGCTGATGGTGGCGGACAAGACGGTGGGCAACGCCGCCGTCGTCCAGGAGCTCATCGCCTTCGCGCAGTCGAAGCGGCTGCCGCTCATCGCGCTCACGCCCAGCCAGGTGAAGGAGGGCGCGGCCCTGGCGTTGTCGCCCAGTCCCCTGGCCATCGGCCTGCAGGCGGGACGGCTGGCCAATCGCATCATCCACGAGAAGGTCGACCCGGGGGCGCTGGCGGTGGCGCAGCCGGAAGGGTTGGACCTGTCCATCAACCTCACCACCGCCAAGAAGTTGGGTCCGTCCTCCGAGCCCGTGCTGGAGCTCCTCCGGTTCGCGGCGCGGCGGGACTTTGCCGTGAAGGTCTACGAGTGA
- the purB gene encoding adenylosuccinate lyase, which translates to MIPRYSRQEMSNLWSDVARLRRWRDVELAALEGMVEAGLAPREALEDCVQRAGDFTPADAARIEEIERTTKHDVIAFLTFMEERVGPSARWLHLGMTSSDVLDTSLGMTLRDAMDLILQDLERVMAAVEKRAFEHKHTLQMGRSHGIHAEPVTFGHKLAIWYDELRRARTRLLAARETIATGMISGAVGTFAHLPPAVEEYVCKKLGLKPAPASSQVVQRDRHAEYFTALALLGASIEKFAVEIRHLQRTEVREAEEPFTAGQKGSSAMPHKRNPILSENLTGLARLLRGYAVSAMEDVALWHERDISHSSVERVIGPDATILADFMLMRFARLMEDLRVYPEQMKKNLDLLGGVVNSQRLLLELARKGMDRQAAYVIVQRNAMKLYEEGVDFRQALLADADLRKMMTPEEINDCFSPGYHTRHMDDIFRRVFGRSE; encoded by the coding sequence GTGATTCCGCGATACAGCCGACAGGAGATGTCCAACCTCTGGTCCGACGTGGCCCGCCTGCGCCGCTGGCGCGACGTGGAGCTCGCCGCGCTGGAGGGAATGGTGGAGGCGGGACTGGCCCCTCGTGAGGCGCTGGAGGACTGTGTCCAGCGCGCGGGGGACTTCACGCCCGCGGACGCCGCGCGCATCGAGGAGATCGAGCGCACCACCAAGCACGACGTCATTGCGTTCCTCACCTTCATGGAGGAGCGCGTCGGGCCCAGCGCGCGCTGGCTGCACCTGGGCATGACGTCCTCGGACGTGCTGGACACGTCGCTGGGGATGACGTTGCGCGACGCCATGGACCTCATCCTCCAGGACCTGGAGCGGGTGATGGCCGCGGTGGAGAAGCGCGCCTTCGAGCACAAGCACACGCTGCAGATGGGCCGCAGCCACGGCATCCACGCGGAGCCCGTGACGTTCGGCCACAAGCTGGCCATCTGGTACGACGAGCTCCGCCGCGCCCGCACGCGACTGTTGGCCGCGCGCGAGACCATCGCCACGGGCATGATTTCCGGCGCCGTCGGCACCTTCGCCCACCTGCCTCCCGCGGTGGAGGAGTACGTCTGCAAGAAGCTGGGCCTGAAGCCCGCGCCCGCCTCCAGCCAGGTGGTGCAGAGAGACCGGCACGCCGAGTACTTCACCGCGCTGGCGCTCCTGGGCGCGAGCATCGAGAAGTTCGCGGTGGAGATTCGCCACCTGCAGCGCACCGAGGTGCGTGAGGCGGAGGAGCCCTTCACCGCGGGGCAGAAGGGCTCCAGCGCGATGCCGCACAAGCGCAACCCCATCCTCTCGGAGAACCTCACGGGCCTCGCGCGCCTCTTGCGCGGCTACGCGGTGAGCGCGATGGAGGACGTGGCGCTGTGGCATGAGCGGGACATCTCCCACTCGTCCGTGGAGCGCGTCATCGGCCCCGACGCGACCATCCTCGCGGACTTCATGCTGATGCGCTTCGCCCGCCTGATGGAGGACCTGCGCGTCTACCCCGAGCAGATGAAGAAGAACCTGGACCTGCTGGGCGGGGTGGTGAACTCGCAGCGGCTCCTGTTGGAGCTGGCGCGCAAGGGCATGGACCGCCAGGCCGCCTACGTCATCGTCCAGCGCAACGCGATGAAGCTCTACGAGGAGGGCGTCGACTTCCGGCAGGCCCTGCTCGCGGACGCGGACCTGCGCAAGATGATGACGCCCGAGGAGATCAACGACTGCTTCTCCCCGGGCTACCACACGCGGCACATGGACGACATCTTCCGCCGCGTCTTCGGCCGGAGCGAGTAG
- a CDS encoding phosphoribosylaminoimidazolesuccinocarboxamide synthase — protein sequence MNTSALHAQLPLTLRQVDLPALGQHYRGKVRDTYRQGDSLVLVTTDRLSAFDHVLTTIPFKGEVLNRLSSFWFEKTKHICPNHVLDVPDANVTVARACQPFTVEVVIRGYLTGSLWRDYEKGTHTAYGLPFPAGMRKDEAFSSPIITPSTKAEYGQHDEPISEKEILARGLASTRDWARITEAARGLFAEGQKWARTRGLILVDTKYEFGKVGDDIYVIDEMHTPDSSRYWVADEYEARFAKGEDQRMLDKENIRQWLIRERGFSGHGTPPAIPDDVRVELATKYVAAFEQITGTSLALEPGDVHARIERNLRQKGYLK from the coding sequence GTGAATACCTCCGCACTCCACGCTCAGCTTCCCCTCACGCTCCGCCAGGTGGACCTGCCGGCGCTCGGCCAGCACTACCGTGGCAAGGTCCGCGACACGTATCGCCAGGGCGACTCGCTCGTCCTCGTGACGACGGACCGGCTCTCCGCGTTCGACCACGTCCTCACCACCATCCCCTTCAAGGGCGAGGTGCTCAACCGACTCTCGTCCTTCTGGTTCGAGAAGACGAAGCACATCTGCCCCAACCACGTGCTCGACGTGCCGGACGCCAACGTCACCGTGGCGCGCGCGTGTCAGCCCTTCACGGTGGAGGTGGTGATTCGCGGCTACCTCACCGGAAGCCTGTGGCGCGACTACGAGAAGGGCACGCACACCGCCTACGGCCTCCCCTTCCCCGCGGGCATGCGCAAGGACGAGGCCTTCTCCTCGCCCATCATCACCCCGTCCACGAAGGCCGAGTACGGCCAGCACGACGAGCCCATCTCCGAGAAGGAGATTCTCGCCAGGGGCCTGGCCAGCACCCGCGACTGGGCCCGCATCACCGAGGCGGCGCGCGGCCTGTTCGCGGAGGGCCAGAAGTGGGCGCGCACCCGGGGCCTCATCCTCGTGGATACGAAGTACGAGTTCGGCAAGGTGGGCGACGACATCTACGTCATCGACGAGATGCACACCCCGGACTCCAGCCGCTACTGGGTGGCGGACGAGTACGAGGCGCGCTTCGCCAAGGGCGAGGACCAGCGCATGCTCGACAAGGAGAACATCCGCCAGTGGCTCATCCGCGAGCGGGGCTTCTCGGGCCACGGCACGCCGCCGGCCATCCCGGATGACGTCCGCGTGGAGCTGGCCACCAAGTACGTGGCGGCCTTCGAGCAGATCACCGGCACGTCGCTGGCGCTGGAGCCGGGCGACGTGCACGCGCGCATCGAGCGGAACCTGCGGCAGAAGGGCTACCTGAAGTAG
- a CDS encoding S1C family serine protease, giving the protein MHKAPFKNVVSITALLCALWVPGQAAGRERGRLWLEAQNRSLENQRATLSQVARRAMPSVVSITTRQPSEDASASGEEPQKGIGSGFVIHPSGYILTSAHVVEGATEVVVSLMHPRGYAEEYVAQVVGEDNRTDCALLKIDAPRKLPVLRLASSSHVRSADWIVVIGNPFGLSQSVTVGVVSYMGRTDVTPNGRDGDFDYMQMDASINPGNSGGPVLDMHGDVVAVANAVNVAGQGIGFAIPIDIAKTVIPQLRDHGRVRRGWLGISVQDFTPEVAEAFNLSHGPGVVVTDVVEEGPGERAGLLSGDVIVGLDARRVQRAHTLRWQVAARGVGRNVKLRIHRLGKPMYLTVRLEEMPDEGPVPAPLAAHRQGRRPTRAQSVLEDLLSPVPRAKSLPTPPPAKPADPDSGGGEQAP; this is encoded by the coding sequence ATGCACAAGGCTCCATTCAAGAATGTCGTCAGCATCACCGCGCTCCTGTGCGCGCTCTGGGTGCCCGGACAAGCCGCCGGGCGCGAGCGGGGACGACTGTGGCTCGAGGCGCAGAACCGTTCGCTGGAGAACCAGCGCGCCACGCTGAGCCAGGTGGCTCGCAGAGCGATGCCCTCGGTGGTCTCCATCACCACCCGGCAGCCCTCCGAGGACGCGTCCGCGTCCGGTGAGGAGCCGCAGAAGGGCATCGGCTCCGGCTTCGTCATCCATCCGTCCGGTTACATCCTCACCAGCGCCCACGTCGTCGAGGGCGCCACCGAGGTCGTCGTCTCCCTGATGCATCCGCGCGGCTACGCGGAGGAGTACGTCGCCCAGGTGGTGGGTGAGGACAATCGGACGGACTGCGCGCTCCTGAAGATCGACGCCCCGCGCAAGCTGCCGGTGCTCCGGCTCGCGTCGTCCTCCCACGTGCGCTCGGCGGACTGGATTGTCGTCATCGGCAACCCGTTCGGACTGTCCCAGTCGGTGACGGTGGGCGTGGTGAGCTACATGGGCCGCACGGATGTGACGCCCAACGGACGCGACGGCGACTTCGACTACATGCAGATGGACGCGTCCATCAACCCGGGCAACTCGGGCGGCCCTGTCCTGGACATGCACGGGGACGTCGTCGCGGTGGCCAATGCCGTCAACGTGGCGGGACAGGGCATCGGCTTCGCCATCCCCATCGACATCGCGAAGACGGTGATTCCGCAGCTGCGAGACCACGGGCGCGTGCGCCGCGGATGGCTGGGCATCAGCGTGCAGGACTTCACCCCCGAGGTGGCCGAGGCCTTCAACCTGAGCCACGGCCCCGGCGTGGTGGTGACGGACGTGGTGGAAGAAGGCCCCGGGGAACGCGCGGGGTTGCTCAGCGGCGATGTCATCGTGGGGCTCGACGCGCGGCGCGTGCAGCGGGCGCACACCTTGCGGTGGCAGGTGGCCGCCCGAGGCGTGGGCCGGAACGTGAAGCTGCGCATCCACCGGCTGGGCAAGCCCATGTACCTCACGGTCCGCCTGGAGGAGATGCCAGACGAGGGGCCCGTGCCCGCTCCCCTGGCCGCCCATCGGCAGGGGCGGCGGCCCACCCGCGCCCAGTCCGTCCTGGAGGACCTGCTGTCACCCGTCCCCCGGGCCAAGTCCCTTCCCACGCCCCCACCCGCCAAGCCGGCGGACCCGGATTCCGGGGGGGGCGAACAGGCACCCTGA
- a CDS encoding CFI-box-CTERM domain-containing protein, with protein MSARLQPEELFQAARTKAAQMDVGRGDAVVERVRAATSALFSRIPEPPVYRRAEDPSRKAAAALLPEVEKVLAEALAAGRDPSNAPALEKIVAALLAHGEALCHTAGGRLEAAEMAWRRAQDLERAAHPTRHLVTAPPLPPPVFDKSSGSSRYDPRPAPQASVKLVCPNTGCKRVGDYAFLTNHAYNRFVCPVCGTGFLAYFGELRGLEVEVGRSSKRYFFTVDEVGANNAARIEFEEAGGQEFPAARRDLLAFLYTEARELKVVVNLTNQRLMWVSPASSCFVATVAFGEGAPELVAFRAYRDEVLRKSQLGRAFIRGYYRFGPDVARWVSRRPVARSGVRWTLRQVHDRLTRSGFS; from the coding sequence ATGTCGGCGCGCTTGCAGCCCGAAGAACTCTTCCAGGCCGCCCGGACGAAGGCGGCGCAGATGGACGTGGGTCGTGGAGACGCGGTGGTGGAGCGTGTCCGGGCCGCCACGTCCGCGTTGTTCAGCCGGATTCCCGAGCCGCCGGTGTACCGCCGCGCCGAGGACCCTTCCCGCAAGGCCGCCGCCGCGCTGCTGCCGGAGGTGGAGAAGGTGCTCGCGGAGGCGCTCGCGGCGGGGAGGGACCCGTCGAACGCGCCCGCGCTGGAGAAAATCGTGGCCGCGCTGCTCGCGCATGGCGAGGCGCTGTGCCACACGGCCGGCGGACGCCTGGAGGCGGCGGAGATGGCGTGGCGCCGCGCGCAGGATCTGGAGCGGGCCGCGCATCCGACGCGTCACCTGGTGACGGCGCCGCCGCTTCCTCCGCCGGTGTTCGACAAGTCGTCGGGGAGCTCGCGGTATGACCCTCGGCCCGCGCCGCAGGCGAGCGTGAAGCTGGTGTGTCCGAACACCGGCTGCAAGCGGGTGGGCGACTACGCGTTCCTGACGAACCACGCCTACAACCGCTTCGTCTGTCCGGTGTGCGGCACGGGCTTCCTGGCGTACTTCGGGGAGCTGCGCGGGTTGGAGGTGGAGGTGGGGCGCAGCTCGAAGCGCTACTTCTTCACCGTGGACGAGGTGGGGGCCAACAACGCGGCGCGCATCGAGTTCGAGGAGGCGGGTGGGCAGGAGTTCCCCGCGGCGCGCAGGGACTTGTTGGCGTTCCTGTACACGGAGGCCCGGGAGCTGAAGGTGGTGGTGAACCTCACCAACCAGCGGCTCATGTGGGTGAGCCCTGCGTCCTCATGCTTCGTGGCGACGGTGGCGTTTGGCGAGGGCGCGCCGGAGCTGGTGGCGTTCCGTGCGTATCGAGATGAAGTCCTGCGGAAGAGTCAGCTCGGTCGAGCGTTCATCCGTGGCTACTATCGCTTTGGCCCGGACGTGGCACGGTGGGTGTCGCGCAGGCCGGTGGCTCGGAGCGGTGTGCGCTGGACGCTGAGGCAGGTGCATGACCGCCTGACCAGGAGTGGATTCTCGTGA
- a CDS encoding TlpA disulfide reductase family protein: protein MTQEGIGAPPPAKPTGGGTKLLLGVLAGLGLVGVVYLGVLEARRSKLVPDGASTPSFVLQKHEGGELRLEDLRGQVVMLDFWATWCPPCREEMPALVKLAKEYESQGLVFVAASRDDGAMAPKMVESFVRGHLPELKPYVAYAGDDMARAFQVSALPTLYFLDREGKVMDAQRGAMSEDAIRRRIERALKQQ from the coding sequence GTGACGCAGGAAGGAATCGGCGCACCGCCGCCCGCGAAGCCGACGGGTGGGGGGACCAAGCTGCTCTTGGGGGTGTTGGCGGGGTTGGGGTTGGTGGGGGTGGTGTACCTGGGCGTGCTGGAGGCTCGGCGCTCGAAGCTCGTGCCGGATGGCGCGTCCACGCCCTCGTTCGTGCTGCAGAAGCATGAGGGCGGGGAGCTGCGGCTGGAGGACCTCCGGGGCCAGGTGGTGATGCTGGACTTCTGGGCGACGTGGTGTCCGCCCTGCCGCGAGGAGATGCCCGCGCTCGTGAAGCTGGCCAAGGAGTACGAGTCGCAGGGGCTCGTGTTCGTGGCGGCCAGTCGCGATGACGGGGCGATGGCGCCCAAGATGGTGGAGAGCTTCGTGCGAGGCCACCTGCCCGAGCTGAAGCCCTATGTGGCCTACGCTGGCGATGACATGGCGCGGGCCTTCCAGGTCAGCGCGCTGCCGACGCTCTACTTCCTGGACCGCGAGGGCAAGGTGATGGACGCGCAGCGAGGCGCCATGTCCGAGGACGCCATCCGCCGTCGCATCGAGCGGGCGCTGAAGCAGCAGTAG